The Phycodurus eques isolate BA_2022a chromosome 5, UOR_Pequ_1.1, whole genome shotgun sequence DNA segment ATGTCAAAACGCGCTGACGACTCCTCAGCACACACGCAATGAATGCGAAAAAAATCCGTTATGGAGCTGACCTCCACGTGCATTGTAGTCCCTCCTGAGAGAATCTACTCCAGAATAGGGCAGATAATTTGAAACTAAAGAAACCAGATCAGCTCCTCAAAGCTGACGTACCAAAACACGGTGTTTCTCAATCTTAATCTACAGTAGAAACAAATTATCTggatgctgattttttttcttttctttctttttgttttacacatttatattttgttgtgttgtgtgttttggaatGGTTCTGTGTTGTTTCACTTAAAATTTGTTTCGTAGAAAAAGTGAAATGCTTAAACTATTAAAAGTTCAATTGTAAATAGTgacgtttgtttttgtatgtaatAATTTTTGGGTAGCAATATGTCgagcaaataaataaaggcaTATTTATACACTATACATAATGAAAAAAAGCAGCGcatgttttaaattttcatttttatgcttaattttacattgtttttggtaataaataaatttaagtaacaacagaaaaaaaatatttaaaaaagagttGTTTGGGAGCTGAAAAAGCCAGCGCTTTTTAGTGAGCCAAGCCAAAAAAACTGACTAGTTAAGCAGAAGTTCTGACCACTGTGCTGCACCAACACTGGACCAGTTTaggtaaatacaaaaaagacaGGGGACCATGGTAGTGTGGTTCACAAAGTGTAGCTATAACGACCTACGAAACGTAGGTCGGGGCcatcgtaaaccaaggacctTCTGTACAGGATAAATGGTATTGAAAATTGATGGCTAGCACACCCAGGGTGACGACCTCCAAATGCCAGCTGTTTCACATCCTTTGTTCCCTGGCCAATGGATAAGGTCATGACCCATGAAGATTCTGCGACAGTCAATATGGGATACTCATTAGAATGTGCTTGTTGTGCCCTTTCCAGGTGTGTGACTCAGACACAGTTCTAGATCCAGCATGTACCATTGAGATGCTGAAGATCTTTGAGGATGATGCGGCAGTAGGAGGTGTTGGAGGAGATGTACAGGTAGAAGATCAGTCAGAgaataacacaaaaatgtctACTGACAATGGATGAACAAGTCTTCTATTTGTCTTCCGTTCACAGATACTCAACAAGTATGACTCATGGATCTCCTTCCTCAGTAGTGTGCGCTACTGGATGGCTTTTAACATTGAGCGTGCCTGCCAGTCCTATTTTGGATGTGTTCAGTGTATCAGCGGCCCTCTGGGGATGTACAGGAACTCCCTTCTTCAGCGCTTCCTAGAGGCATGGTACCATCAAACCTTCCTAGGTTCCAAGTGCAGCTTCGGCGATGACCGTCACCTAACCAACCGAGTGCTAAGCTTCGGCTACAAGACAAAATATACAGCACGATCGCAATGTCAGACTGAAACGCCAACCCAGTACCTGCGTTGGCTCAACCAGCAGACTCGCTGGAGTAAGTCGTACTTCCGTGAGTGGCTCTATAATGCTTTGTGGTTCCACAAGCACAGCCTCTGGATGACCTATGAATCTGTGGTCACTGGCTTCTTCCCATTCTTCTTGGTAGCCACAGTCATCCATCTCTTCTACCGTGGAAGGCTGTGGAATATCTTGCTCTTCTTGTTGACCGTCCAGCTGGTTGGGATGCTGAAGGCCACCTATGCCTGTTTCTTGCGTGGTAGCCTGGTCATGATCTTCATGTCGCTCTATTCTCTGCTCTACATGTCAAGCTTACTTCCTGCCAAAATATTTGCCTTACTCACAATTAACAAAGCAGGGTGGGGAACTTCAGGCCGCAGGAAGATTGTGGTAAACCTGATCGGTGCCGTCCCTGTCACAGTGTGGACGATGGTGCTGCTTGGAGGCGTGGTGTATACAATTTACTGTGAAACACAGCAGCCATTCAGTGAATCCGAAAAGGTGCTGTTGATAGCAGGGACAATACTGTATGCCTGCTACTGGCTTATTCTGCTGGTGCTTTACCTAGCAATTGTAGCCAAACGCTGCAACAAGCGGGAGGAGCAGTATCACCTCCCATATGCTGAGGCATAAAGCTGCTTCAAGAAGGCTCGACAGGTCAATCACATGAAAGCCAACTGCTGTCTGATCCTCACACCTCTGTGAACTGCTGTAGTAAATGCACAGTCATATCTGTATTGCCGGTGCTAAAAAGGTGGGTATGCGAAATCCAAGCAGCGGGGCATAGCCAGTCTGGAGATAACTTAAGAGATGACTGGATCCATGAAGCACGATGCGGCTAGCACTGAAAAGAGTCACCCAGTCTTCATACACTATATTTGAACATCATGTAGTTTATGGGTACAGGTTAGCTGTGCAACCACAACAAAGCATTCCAGAAGTGATGCATCTAGAGCAAAGACTTAAGGTCAGATTTCAACTTTTTAAACTGCTGCATATGAATGGGGCATGAAAGAACAGAACCAAGAGCCTAAACAAGCAATGAGAAAATCAAGCTCATTAACACAAGGACAGGAAAAAGGATTGGAGATGCATTCTGTCAGATGCTCCAAGACctgaaaaaatatcagaaaaaagaaaacatgctgAATAATTATATAACTGATATATATCATCATTTATAGGTACTGAGCTAGAGGAAAGGCTAAAGTAAATTAACAGAAGATCATTTGAGTTGGTGGTGGGCTTGTCAAATAAAAGCACATTGACCTTGTGAAGTTTAGCCTAAAATTAATCATACCCTGGCCATATCTTTCCaaaccccatttccaatgaagttgggtcgttaggtaaaacgtaaataaaagcagaatacaatggtttacaaattatttttaacctatattcaattgaattcactacaaagacaagctattaaatgttcaaactgatgaacagctatccatccatccattttctgtaccgcttatcctcacaaaggtcgcgggcgtgctggagcctatcctagctatcttcgggcgagaggcgggctacaccctaaattggtcgccagccaatcgcagggcacatataaaagaaacaaccattcacactcacagtcacacctacaggcaatttagagtcatcaatctacctaccacacatgtttttgggatgtgggaggaaaccgtagtaccaggagaaaacccatgcaggcacggagagaacatgcaaactccacacaggtggggccgggatttgaactccggtcctcagaactgtgaggcagatgtgctaaccagtcgtccaccatgccgccctgatgaacattgttgttgttgttttttaatattcactaattttaaatttaatgcctgcaacacgttccaaaaaagctgggacatgggcatgtttaccactgcatTTCATAACCTATCCTTTGAACAACaatcaataagcatttgggaaatgaggacactttgggaactgaggacactaattgtttaagctttgtcggtggaatccCTTCCCATTCTTGCTAGATGCACAACTTCATTTGCTCAACAGTgcggggtctctgttgttgtattttgcgcttcataatgcaccacacatttttaacgagacaggtctggactgctggcaggcctgTCTAGTTCTCGCACACGTTTAttatgaagccacactgttgtaagacgtgcagaatgtggcttggcattgtcttgctgaaataagcaaggacaTCCCTGAAGAAGACAGGGACaagctgcttggatggcagcatatgttgcttcaaaagctgtatgtacctttcagcattaatggtgccttcacagatgtgcaagttacccataccatgggctctaacacagccccataccatcagagATGATGAATTTGAGCTGATAagaatccggatggtcctttttctctttggctcagaggacacaacgtccatgattttcaaaaacaatttgtaatgtggactcctcagaccacagcacacttttccgcttttcatcagtccatctcagatgagctcaggcccacaGAGGCTgttggtgtttctgggtgttgttaatatATAGCTTTCTATGTGGATGATAGAGTTTCAACTGGAATTTGTAGATGCAGcaacgaactgtgttaactgacaatggttttctgaagtcttcctgagcccacatggcaaTATCTTTTACACAGTGATGCCAGTTTTTAATTCCCGAGGGATCGAatgtcacaggcattcaattttggttttcggccttgccgcttacctgcagagatttctccagattatctgaaTCTTTGAATGACATTATTAATGACATTATTCCATGCAACTGTAGGTTGAGAAAGATTCTTAAACTGTTGAATATTTTGCACTCACAGttattcacaaagtggtgaTCTTCACCAAATCCttgtttgtgaacaactgagcgtTTTGGGGATgcgccttttatacccaatcatgccactcacctgtttccaattaacctgtttacctgtggaatgttccaaacaagtattttttttttagcattcctcaactttcccagtcttttgctgcccctgtcccagctttttaggaatgtgttgcaagcatcaaattctaaatgagagaatatttgcaaaaaacaatgttcatgCAGGAGTGGggatgttcatcagtttgaacattaaacatcttgtcttggtggcacggtggatgactggttagagcgtcagcctcacagttctgaggacccgggttcaatccccggccccgcctgtgtggagcttgcatgttctccccgtgcctgtgtgggttttctccgggcactccggtttcctcccacatcccaaaaacatgcatgaattggagactctaaattgcccgtaggcatgactgtgagcgcgaatggttgtttgttcctatgtgccctgcgattggctggcaaccaggtcagggtgtaccccacctcctgcccgatgacagctgggataggctccagcacgcccgcgaccctagtgaggagaagcggctcagaaaatggatggatatcttgtcttcgtagtgtattcaattgaatataggttgaaaaggatttgcaaatcatgttaaacaacgtcccaagtcaAAGTACAGATATTTTATTGATTGGATAGGTATTTTCCAGCTGGTAATGACACAAAGGAAGTTACAAAAGTCGTGTTAGAGATACAGATAAAAATATtcaccattttcatttttattttacattttgagcTTATCATACTGAGGAAACCTTCATCTTAAAAGATCCTGGTGCGTTTTAGTATGATCTATTCGAGAGCATGCTTATcaaatgtcaatttaaaatacTGAACATGCCTGTATTGAGAGGTATGAGTACGAATAATGTAAATTTTTGTGaaaggggttagggttagttccATTTTTTACCATTCACAGTcatggaacagaaaatggatagaggCATGACTTCCAAAATTGGCCAGGGTGTCAATAAGTTGGAATTTAActtaatataaatatgtaaatattctAAACAAGAAATTGCACAAAACACATGGGGGCATAGATTTGGTTTTCAACTCTATAAATAAACATAACTTTTATGTTGCATTCACAATTGGTGTTCATTATCATTCTAGTAATGAAGCAACACCTTTTCTAGTGctgaaaaagtaaaaaggtgGTTAGCTAATTTTGATCTTAAATGAGACTTCAATGGTCTAAGGAATCCAAACTGTGTTGGGTTTTCAGTATAATATTTTTCATTACAGTAAGGAAGACTTCTGGTGTTTTCTTAGGCAATTATTCGAATTGGCAGTCACATATGGGtttgttggttaaaaaaaaaaaaaaaaacaatgataaaaaaCAGACAATAAGCCAACACGTGGCCACAAAgtaaataattcaaatgttcTTGGTGCTGATGAATGTAAACTGCCGGCCTCATTTAAACGTAAGAATGCACAGTTGTGCAGAACATGGAATGTGacttttttactgtaaattgaCAGTCTGTGTGAAGGGGAGGGGGCTCGGCCATGGAAGGGACACAAAGACCCAAGCTGATGGACCACAACACCAAACCCTACTGGAAATAGTGGCTACGTTCTGACGGAGGCTGCTACAACTAATAGACAGAGCTGGTGGATTACATTAGAAGATCAGAGAATGTGACAGAGTGGCTATGTGTTGGTCTATCCCTCATCTCTGACATCAGCCTTTCACAACTTTAAACGAGCAACATGTTctagcggcggcacggtggccgacaggttagaccgtcagcctcacagttctaaggacccgggttcaatccccggccccgcctgtgcggagtttgcacgttctccccgtgcctgcgtggtttttctccgggcactctagtttcctcccacatcccaaaaacatgcattaactggagactctaaattgcccgtaggtttgactgtgagtgcgaatggttgtttgtttgtatgtaccctgcgattggctggcaaccagttcagggtgtaccccgcctcctgcctgatgacagctgggataggctccagcatggccgcgaccctagtgaggagaagcggctcagaaaatggatggatggatggacatgttcTAGCAAGAGTGGATATCCAAAGGCAATGTCATCCTCTCAGAACTTGTGACATGCAGCTGTAATTTTGGTGCTTTTGCACCATTTCAAATTTAACTTATTTCTAT contains these protein-coding regions:
- the has3 gene encoding hyaluronan synthase 3 isoform X1 produces the protein MPPQMTSRCRNALNIVVTTLFAAVVIFTILLAYITGYQFIQTEQHHLSFGLYGAFLSLHLLLQSLFAFLEHRQMKIPTRPQHLRCSVALCIAAYQEDPDYLRKCLRSIRRISFPGLKVVLVVDGNRLEDRYMMDIFQEVMGGADQAGSMVWKGNYHSDGSGGGGVGGGRSTVHIEETIRVTRMVRGCRFSCIMQEWGGKREVMYTAFKALGDTVDYVQVCDSDTVLDPACTIEMLKIFEDDAAVGGVGGDVQILNKYDSWISFLSSVRYWMAFNIERACQSYFGCVQCISGPLGMYRNSLLQRFLEAWYHQTFLGSKCSFGDDRHLTNRVLSFGYKTKYTARSQCQTETPTQYLRWLNQQTRWSKSYFREWLYNALWFHKHSLWMTYESVVTGFFPFFLVATVIHLFYRGRLWNILLFLLTVQLVGMLKATYACFLRGSLVMIFMSLYSLLYMSSLLPAKIFALLTINKAGWGTSGRRKIVVNLIGAVPVTVWTMVLLGGVVYTIYCETQQPFSESEKVLLIAGTILYACYWLILLVLYLAIVAKRCNKREEQYHLPYAEA
- the has3 gene encoding hyaluronan synthase 3 isoform X2, which produces MTSRCRNALNIVVTTLFAAVVIFTILLAYITGYQFIQTEQHHLSFGLYGAFLSLHLLLQSLFAFLEHRQMKIPTRPQHLRCSVALCIAAYQEDPDYLRKCLRSIRRISFPGLKVVLVVDGNRLEDRYMMDIFQEVMGGADQAGSMVWKGNYHSDGSGGGGVGGGRSTVHIEETIRVTRMVRGCRFSCIMQEWGGKREVMYTAFKALGDTVDYVQVCDSDTVLDPACTIEMLKIFEDDAAVGGVGGDVQILNKYDSWISFLSSVRYWMAFNIERACQSYFGCVQCISGPLGMYRNSLLQRFLEAWYHQTFLGSKCSFGDDRHLTNRVLSFGYKTKYTARSQCQTETPTQYLRWLNQQTRWSKSYFREWLYNALWFHKHSLWMTYESVVTGFFPFFLVATVIHLFYRGRLWNILLFLLTVQLVGMLKATYACFLRGSLVMIFMSLYSLLYMSSLLPAKIFALLTINKAGWGTSGRRKIVVNLIGAVPVTVWTMVLLGGVVYTIYCETQQPFSESEKVLLIAGTILYACYWLILLVLYLAIVAKRCNKREEQYHLPYAEA